One stretch of Legionella taurinensis DNA includes these proteins:
- a CDS encoding transposase: protein MWLTTSMLNSLKNSAFKSLCALGKTLDSWKEEIVRMWRFSKSNGITEGFHRKMKLIQRRAYGFKNFENYRTRVRVLCC, encoded by the coding sequence ATTTGGTTGACCACGTCAATGCTCAACTCACTAAAAAACAGCGCTTTCAAATCATTATGCGCTCTTGGTAAAACCTTAGATTCTTGGAAAGAAGAGATCGTGAGAATGTGGCGATTCAGCAAGTCTAACGGCATTACCGAAGGCTTCCATAGAAAAATGAAATTGATTCAAAGACGAGCCTATGGCTTTAAAAACTTTGAAAATTATAGAACCAGAGTTAGAGTACTATGCTGTTGA
- a CDS encoding diguanylate cyclase domain-containing protein: protein MNEEDQQLLRDLGVMIEQEIKSIQLATLDELTMISNRRGFLTLADHSLKICQRHKKSMSFVLFDLNK, encoded by the coding sequence ATGAATGAAGAAGACCAACAATTGCTTAGAGATTTAGGCGTGATGATTGAGCAAGAAATAAAATCGATTCAACTAGCCACACTTGACGAATTGACTATGATTTCTAACAGAAGAGGATTTTTGACACTAGCCGACCATAGTTTGAAAATTTGCCAAAGGCATAAGAAGTCGATGTCTTTTGTATTATTCGACCTGAATAAATGA
- a CDS encoding oxidative damage protection protein, translated as MPRHIFCSKLNQEAEGLDAPPFPGELGEKIYHHVSKQAWTMWLSHQTMLINEYRLSLIDPKAREFLTKEMSNYFFGDGSAKPAGFVPEE; from the coding sequence ATGCCCAGACACATTTTTTGTTCAAAATTAAATCAAGAAGCTGAAGGCCTTGACGCCCCCCCTTTCCCCGGTGAGCTCGGCGAAAAAATCTACCATCATGTGTCAAAACAAGCCTGGACTATGTGGCTTTCTCATCAAACCATGCTCATTAATGAATACCGTTTAAGCCTTATCGACCCCAAGGCGCGCGAGTTCCTCACGAAAGAAATGTCGAATTATTTTTTTGGCGACGGCTCTGCCAAACCGGCCGGATTTGTTCCTGAAGAGTAG
- a CDS encoding DUF4113 domain-containing protein — MKLIDGINRKYGPRSMRLAAEGFRKSKSMKRQLKSPHYTTRWSELPIA, encoded by the coding sequence ATGAAACTTATTGATGGCATTAATCGTAAATATGGTCCGAGATCAATGCGACTTGCTGCTGAAGGGTTTCGTAAATCCAAGTCGATGAAGCGACAACTGAAATCCCCACATTACACAACACGATGGTCGGAGCTTCCGATTGCCTAA
- a CDS encoding IS3 family transposase (programmed frameshift) produces the protein MSTRRKYTKEFKLDAVSLVTEQGYACLDAARSLGINSNILSRWIREAAENNENAFRGNGKLTEEQLEIRQLREEVRRLTMEKEIPKKSHGLLCERSEIKYSFIAQHKKTWPVGMMCHLMGVTPSGYYSYQKRKQTNPNNEPEHQELLEWVKKISESSKFSYGNRRIRKALNALGYPVGRRKTRSLMREAGIFVRYKKKYKVTTNSNHKQPVFDNVLNRRFQVNEPNRAYVSDITYISTHEGWLYLTVVIDLFSRKVVGWNMSSRMKTDTVCDALTMAIWQRNPSSGLIVHSDRGSQYASKQYRDLLNQYGLVGSMSKKGDCWDNSVAESFFGRLKDERVHWRNYQTRKEAKQDILDYITIFYNNQRLHSSLDYQSPNQFENHYWGLLKKVA, from the exons ATGTCTACAAGAAGAAAATATACAAAGGAATTTAAACTGGATGCGGTTAGCTTAGTAACTGAACAAGGATACGCATGTTTAGACGCTGCCAGGAGCTTGGGAATTAATTCGAATATTTTGAGTCGCTGGATTCGAGAGGCAGCAGAGAATAATGAAAATGCTTTTCGTGGAAATGGTAAATTGACGGAAGAGCAACTTGAGATTCGCCAGTTACGAGAAGAAGTCAGAAGGCTGACAATGGAGAAAGAAATAC CTAAAAAAAGCCACGGTCTTCTTTGCGAAAGAAGCGAAATAAAATATTCGTTTATCGCCCAACACAAGAAGACCTGGCCGGTTGGCATGATGTGCCACCTCATGGGCGTTACTCCTTCTGGATACTATAGTTATCAAAAGCGGAAACAAACAAACCCGAACAATGAACCAGAACATCAAGAGCTATTGGAGTGGGTTAAAAAAATCTCGGAATCCAGCAAGTTCTCGTATGGAAATCGCAGGATAAGGAAAGCACTGAATGCTCTTGGTTATCCGGTTGGTCGAAGAAAAACCCGTAGTTTGATGCGTGAGGCTGGTATTTTTGTTCGATATAAAAAGAAATACAAAGTGACAACAAACAGCAATCACAAGCAACCTGTTTTTGATAATGTGTTAAACAGGAGGTTTCAGGTCAATGAGCCCAATCGTGCCTATGTGTCCGATATTACTTATATATCAACCCATGAGGGCTGGTTATACCTGACCGTGGTGATTGATTTGTTTTCTCGGAAAGTAGTGGGTTGGAACATGAGTTCGAGAATGAAGACTGATACGGTTTGTGATGCATTAACAATGGCCATTTGGCAGAGAAATCCAAGTTCAGGCCTTATTGTGCATTCCGACAGAGGCTCACAATATGCCAGTAAACAATATCGTGACCTTCTCAATCAATATGGTCTAGTGGGCAGCATGAGCAAAAAAGGTGACTGCTGGGACAATAGCGTTGCTGAAAGTTTTTTCGGTCGCTTGAAAGACGAGCGAGTACATTGGCGTAATTATCAAACCCGGAAGGAGGCAAAGCAGGATATCCTCGATTACATTACTATCTTTTATAACAATCAAAGATTACATTCGTCTTTGGATTATCAAAGCCCAAATCAATTTGAAAACCACTATTGGGGGCTATTGAAAAAAGTGGCTTAA
- a CDS encoding PilZ domain-containing protein translates to MPVHERRQHFRIDDQIYFDYKILQPGGFFSDKSITDELLGQNGQRYVETTQYFQSLDYELSELTQEIALKDPTMAHYLNLINAKIDHLAHHLLIGEKIHLRKVNISLGGMAFKAKDRIKEKTRLKIVIYTKPKMVPIILDATVVYSQFLGESMYRTAVQFETLTNEQEQLLSQHIMLAQVRCRAD, encoded by the coding sequence ATGCCTGTACATGAACGACGACAGCACTTTCGCATTGATGATCAGATTTATTTTGATTACAAAATCCTGCAGCCGGGAGGTTTTTTTTCAGATAAATCAATCACGGATGAGCTATTGGGGCAGAATGGCCAGCGTTACGTGGAAACGACCCAATATTTTCAAAGCCTTGACTACGAGTTGTCCGAGCTCACTCAGGAAATCGCTTTGAAAGACCCAACCATGGCCCATTACCTGAATCTTATCAACGCCAAAATTGACCATTTGGCACACCACCTGTTAATTGGTGAAAAAATACACCTGCGCAAGGTCAATATCAGCTTGGGCGGTATGGCGTTTAAAGCCAAAGATCGAATTAAGGAAAAAACCCGTTTAAAAATAGTGATTTATACTAAACCGAAAATGGTACCCATCATCCTGGATGCCACGGTGGTTTACAGCCAGTTTTTAGGTGAGAGTATGTACAGAACCGCCGTGCAATTTGAAACATTAACGAATGAGCAGGAGCAGTTGCTGTCCCAGCACATCATGCTGGCCCAGGTCCGATGCCGTGCGGATTAA
- a CDS encoding pseudouridine-5'-phosphate glycosidase, translated as MFHELLNVHSEVFSAIAHRQPVVVLESTIISHGMPYPDNLATARLVEQLIREEGAIPATIALHRGKIHIGIDEEIMDELAQANGVMKASRRDLAYVLSQKLTASTTVAATMYCAYLAGLPLFATGGIGGVHQEVQDSFDISADIIELSSTPMTVVCSGAKSILDLPKTLEMLETHGVAVVGYQTDEFPAFYSHSSGIPLVHRLDSPEDIADMMHFQRRLNIRNGIVVANPIPKHAEIPDSDITPIIEQAHREAQHIQGKAITPYLLQRISDLTAGRSLNANIELIKNNAILGAKIAIAYQNQFLTKKS; from the coding sequence ATGTTTCATGAGTTGCTGAATGTCCACAGTGAAGTCTTTTCTGCCATTGCACATCGACAACCCGTCGTCGTCCTCGAATCCACCATCATTTCGCATGGCATGCCCTACCCCGATAATCTCGCCACCGCCCGCCTGGTGGAGCAGCTCATTCGTGAAGAGGGCGCTATTCCGGCGACTATCGCCCTGCATCGGGGGAAAATTCACATTGGCATCGATGAGGAAATCATGGACGAGCTGGCCCAGGCAAACGGCGTCATGAAAGCCTCACGCCGTGATTTAGCTTATGTGTTAAGCCAGAAACTCACCGCCAGTACGACTGTCGCTGCGACCATGTACTGCGCCTATTTAGCCGGCCTTCCCCTTTTCGCCACGGGTGGAATTGGCGGCGTTCATCAGGAAGTACAGGACAGTTTTGACATTTCTGCTGACATCATCGAATTGTCGTCAACGCCGATGACGGTCGTCTGCTCAGGCGCCAAATCCATTCTTGATTTGCCGAAAACCCTGGAAATGCTGGAAACGCACGGCGTGGCCGTGGTCGGCTACCAGACCGACGAATTTCCCGCCTTCTACAGCCACTCCAGCGGCATTCCCCTGGTTCACCGCCTGGACAGTCCGGAAGACATTGCCGACATGATGCACTTCCAGCGCCGCTTAAATATCCGTAACGGCATTGTTGTCGCCAACCCCATTCCCAAACACGCTGAAATTCCTGATTCAGATATTACACCCATCATTGAGCAGGCGCATCGCGAAGCCCAACACATTCAAGGAAAAGCAATTACACCTTATCTGCTGCAGCGCATCAGTGATTTGACCGCCGGCCGAAGCCTGAATGCCAACATCGAATTGATAAAAAATAACGCAATTTTGGGCGCCAAAATCGCCATTGCCTATCAAAATCAATTTTTAACGAAAAAATCATAA